AAGGCCTTGCAAAGTGGTGTTTGGACTGACTCCGgaactacatgtcccagaatgcctcctcctccttgaaAGCAAAAGGGGCGGGGTTTCGGGCAAGTCCTCTGAGGACGCCATAGGCTGGGTTTAGGAATCCCTCACCTGCGTGGGCCAGGTCGGCCCGCCCCTTTCCCTCGCCTCCAAAACAACTCCGCCCCCAAAGGACTCTCATCACTTCCGGCTGTGATTCGACattattttccccttccctctttccttcatgAGAGAGGAAAGAGGCctgggaccccttccacacacatcatctgctttgaactgcgttatatgccagtgtggactcagatattaaagttcaaagcagacattgtgggatgtctgctttgaactggaatatttgagtccacactggcatatatccCGGTTCAAAGCAGGGCTAATtgccactctggggccagagtgCAGAAGGGGggtcaggaataataataataataataataataataataataataataataataataataatgaaaataataatggaaaatgagcacgcaaagatactgtgggacttccgaatccagactgacaaagttctggaacacaacacaccagacatcacagttgtggaaaagaaaaaggtttagatcattgatgtcgccatcccaggtgacagtcgcattgacgaaaaacaacaggaaaaactcggccgctctcaggacctcaagattgaacttcaaagactctggcagaaaccagtgcaggtggtcctggtggtgatgggcacattgggtgccgtgccaaaagatttcagccggcatttggaaacaatagacattgacaaaatcacgatctgccaactgcaaaaggccaccctactgggatctgcgcgcatcatccgaaaatacatcacacagtcctagacacttgggaagtgttcgacttgtgattttgtgatacgaaatccagcatagctatcttgtttgcggtgtcatacaataaaataataatttatttatataccaccctatctcccaaaagggaatcagggtggtttccaacaataatacaacaacatGCAGCACATAAcagtataaaaacacattattacacaaaataaaacctttacactaaaaataacaataataatacaacaacaatactaataaGACACCATTCCTAGTAatttagtgcttatattgtgcttttttttagtgtcaggagcaacttgagtcgcttctggagtgagagaattggccgtctgcaaggacgttgcccaggggacgcccagatgtttttgatgtttttaccatccttgtagaggcctctggtggcacagtgcattaaagcactgagctgctgaacctgcggaccgaaaggttccaggttcaaatcccgggagcggagtgtgtgcccgctgttagccccagctcctgccaacctagcagtacgaaaacatgccaatgtgagtagatcaataggtaccgctcggcgggaaggtaacggcactccatgcagtcatgccaatggccacatgaccttgaaggtgtctatggacaacgccggctctttggcttagaaatgaagatgagcaccaacccccagagtcagacatgactggacttaacctcaggggaaaacctttacccaacCTTacctatatattatattgtatcatatattttaatatatattactttatttcttactcgcctctgaAAACACGTCATCATAAAACATTGtattaaatacacatattaaaacatatttctatgaaatatgAAGCACATAGATAAAATTGCTACGAATGGTCTTGGAGACACAAAGTGCTAATATCATTCCCTCCCATTTTATTTATAATCTATCTGCTATCTATATTTGTATTCGAGCATAAGCTTTCTTTAGTGTCTCTTGTTCCTTATTTGTTTGAACATACCTTTCAGTACTTGTCACTTTTTCTCATGGCCTTGGTCTGGTACAATAAACATACTGATTGACTGAACCAAAAGAAGCAGTTGAAGGTGCCGGTGTGGTTTAATAGAAGGGTAGGCCCTATTGAAATGTCCCTGTTCTCTCCAAGGGCCctgtccacacagtcatataacccagaatatcaaggcagaataacccataatAACTGCTTTGGATAGGGTtatcttgggtgagaagggcgggatacaaatgctgtcataaataaatacattatctgagtccacactgccatatattccagttcaaaggagataatgtgggattttattcagctgtgtggaagctgAATatgacaaggccagggctgatgtcctTACTAATTCTGGGTCTGTACCTCTTTGTTGTCCAGTGACTGAAAAAGtggggttgttgtctgtttttcggactgtatggccatgttccagaagcattctctcctgacgtttcgcctacatctatggcaggcatcctcagaggttgtgaggtattattgTTGACAATGCTCAGGATGATTGGCGTAAGATGCGGGGGAGGGCCTACGTAGAACGTGTCCAATGAAGGCCtcggaaagagagagaggagacaggCCATTGGTCGAGGCCCGGAGCGTGACGGCCAATAGGGAAAGGGAAACGTTTTGGCGCCTTCCTTTGAGCGGGGAAGAGAGTTTCCTGAGGAGTTTTGTCCGCTGACGCCATTGCCGCTCTCCTCTCAGCGGCTTCTTCGGCCTTGGAGCATGTTCCTGACGGACTTTCGCAAAGAGTTCTACGAGGTGGTTGTGAACCAGGTAAGCGGGAGCGTTTTCCCAAAGGTCTGCCTCCTCTTGGGTTCGAGGCCCGGCCAAGATGGAAGAAGGCCTCAGCCCGCTCTCAGGgagacttcaagtcccagaaggCCTGGCTGCTTTAGCAGGGATGCTGCGAGGGGTTCATGGCAACAATGTTCTTGTCCTAATTAGAAACTTATCCATTTTTAATGCTCATTGCTGCAACTCAGTCAACAAACTGCGAATTATAAAAGTTATAGCAGACCCCAGCACTCTCTGTAGGGATTTAACcactctggaggcttttaaacagcctGGATGGGCATCTCTCAGGGATGCTTTGACTGTGTCCTCTTGCCTGgctgaaggggattggactggatgccctttgggggtctctagAGAACTATAGACTGCCTGGCGgtccagtggagtctctttctctaaagcaatgtgtttttgtgcttggtgtgtcaaaattcaccaaaaaacctagcatgactttggtggtgtgtcacttcgagagagaaaaccataatttcgcaatatgtatagtttaaataacaaaaatatataattgtaatatataactgtatttaataaatcaaaaactatttactaccattatttccgtgtacaacaatctatggtacctcttgcagtttccatgctgatttctctctattctagtttcaatgtagtcatgaataaggaataataatataatagtaataatatgataatatattgcaataataatagaattatataattatatatacagtagagtctcacttatccaagctaaacgggccggcagaagcttggataagtgaatatcttgggtaataaggagggattaaggacaagcctattaaacatcaaattaggttatgattttgaccaattaagcaccaaaacatcatgttttacaagaaatttgacagaaaaagtagttcaatacacagtaatgttatgttgtaattactgtatttacgaatttagcaccaaattatcacgatatattgaaaacattgactacagaaatggcttggattatccagaagcttggataagcgaggcttggataagtgaataaatgtaatgtgcataattcccatggactaaacaacaaaaccactgggccaaatcgcatcaaatttggccacaaaagacatagtcatccaatcaatctgcatgcggcagcgtgtcagcaaaaatggctaggtgtgtcagtgctgacacgcatgtcataggttggccatcactgctctagaagtttttgaactgaggctgaggtcccttccacacagccgtataactcagaatatcgaggtagaaaatcccacaatttctgctttgaactgggttatctgagtccacactgccatatacagtagagtctcacttatccaagctaaacgggccggcagaaccttggataagccaatattttggatcataaggagggattaaggaatagcctagtaaacatcaaattaggttatgattttacaaattaagcaccaaaacatcacgttagacaacaaattggacagaaaaagtagttcaatacgcagtaatgttatgttgtaattactgtatttatgaatttagcaccaaaatatcgtgatatattgaaaacattgactacaaaaatgccttggataatccagaaccttggataagtgagactctcctgttttccagttcaaagcagaaaatttgggTTTTTATTATTATCCCAAAAGCCTGCAAAGATAATAGGCTTTTTGGTTCAGCTTAGACTGCGGACTATAGAATCCAGAAGCCCTAGCTAAGATACAAAACCAAGgtagaaataaatacatttatatcaAGCGACTATAGAAATTGCAGCCCTACGACATTTGAAGCACTTGGCTCACCCCAGTATTAGGGAATAAGGAATCAATCTTTTGTAGCCCATCTTATTATTAGGTATCTTCCAATTTGTGGGCATAACCTAAATAACATATTCAATTCCTATTTAAACTTGCCTTTATTTATTGGTTGCCTGTGTTGTTTTCTATATCAGCATCTCATCGACATATCTGCCCATCGTACTTGTTCTCTGTCGTGATTTCCAAAATGTAGATGTGTCTGTCTGTGGTAGCAGAAATTAGAAATGTTTGCATTTGATTGCTAGCCCCATCTAGAGTTGACCCatcaaatcaatgggatttacatgaTGGGGAGCAAAGTGCTGAACTAAATGGACTTGTCATCCGATCCAGCCGAACTCTTATGTTCTCAATAAAATTAAGATACGAATAGGTGTTGTAGCAGGAGTGGAAAGTAGGATACGACATTCTGTGAGGCACAGTGAGATTGCAGATGTTATGAGCCAGTTTTCATTTTAGAAAAATGAAGTGAGGACCTTGGGCTAACACAGATGAATATGTCCTAATTTGCAGTTGGGGAAAAGTAGCCTCAATACAATAAGATTAACTTGTTTGAAAAGAATCTCATTGGAGATAGAGaagctactaaaataatgtaatgTTACTTCAGACATAATTtgaatctttctctcttttttttttgtgtgtagcGAGTACTACTACTTGTTGCTGCAGATGTCGATGCCTTGTGCACCTGTAAAATCCTCCAAGTAAGTCTCTTGAAAATGTGCAAAGAACATTTGGAAGCTATTTTAAAGAATTTGCGGCAAGGTCAGGAGGCAATCTAGTCTATGAAAGAGATGTTTCAAACTTAATCTTTGAATATAATAATCTCATGGAGAGGGGAATTCTATCCTTTTGTGGTTCAGATGAAATTCTGAGAAATGGTCAGGAAAACAACATTTCTATTAAGCTGTGCATACTTTCTTGTCCTATATTAATTTGTGCCCTTGTGTTGACCCACATAGAGACATGAGGAATAGATTGTTCAACAACATTTGTTTATAGCACTCTATAGAGTTTTAGCTTGCTTTGATTTCTGGGTCTGTAGAAATCCAAGTAAATCCATCTTTACTTTTCTATGACATGATGTGATAAATATTTGAGGTTACTGCTGAAGTAAACAAAACTATACGGCTCTGCTATGTTAGGGGGATTTAGTTGGGCTTCCTCTTAAACACCATGTTCATTCTTTTAGGCTTTGTTTCACTGTGATCATGTGCAATACACACTAGTCCCAGTGTCTGGATGGCAAGAGCTTGAAACAGCATTTCTTGAACACAAAGATCAGGTAAAAGTAGACATGAAGCATTCATTATTTTGGATATGGAATAGTACTTCACAAACGGAAAATCTTTATGCATATTTACCTTGTTTGTTTCTAGTTCCAGTATTTTGTTCTGATAAACTGTGGCGCCAACATTGACCTGCTGGATGTCCTTCAGTCTGAGGAAGACGCCATATTCTTTGTTTGTGACACTCACAGGCCTATCAacctagtcaatgtttacaatgagACACAGGTAAATTCTGCTTTAGACAATATAAAATATTGACCCAGTCATATCTGCTGGCCATTGCTGGCTGAGAAATTCTTGGACTTGTCCAGAACAGATATTTTCTCTCAAGTAGATGAGTGACCTCCCATATGTCCGCCTATGGGTCATGATATCAGCTTCTTTTACGCTTCTGTCCATATGGTCTTTACCTGCCCCCCCTTTAACACTTTTGCAGTAGTTTTTGGTCCTAGAAAACTagatatgaccccccccccccccagttatcTGCGGGACCAGAAGTGAGTACAGGATCTTactgtataataaataaaataaatttaacgTTCCAAATACTATGCTCCCCTATCCTCTAAAAGTTTTTATTGTGCATTACTGTCATCCTTAAAAAGTCATTTGTTAATGAAACGAACGCAACAACCACAAAACGAAGTAGAACTTCAAAATGGAAAGCATTGTGAAATGCCAATCCTTTCACATACCCTGTATCAGAAATCCTGAACATCCTATAGCTTCCTGGTCAATCTAAATATCAGCGCTTCCTAGGCAGAGTTGGAGTTTTGACATCAATTTTTTCCGCGTTTTTCATTTGGATTGTTTTTAAATTCTTCGCCTAATTGTACCTTTTCTTTGGATAGATCAAACTGCTGGTTAAGCAAGATGATGACCTTGAAATCCCTGCCTATGATGATGTCttcagggaggaagaagaagaggaagaggattccggacatgaaagtgATGGGTCTGAGCCTTCAGGAAAGCGTCGGCGATTTGAAGAGGTTAGATTGGGTTTCAGtagaatctgcaaggccattaaatgctaatcaaagtgatcaattgcaacattcccacttgcctcaagcagacaagagttctttctctcaacctggactttccacagagatataaacctcacttgcctagtttccaacagaccgcacaagctctgaggatacctgccatagatgtggttgatcaggatataatgcttctggaacatgtccagacagcttggaaaactcacagcaacccagaaacagAGCTGTTTGTTTGAGGCTAGATCATTCCCCCTTCCCTTTTAGAAGTAAAACAACAGAAACTAGAGAATAAAGGTAGatttttttcctcacataaaagtcgcacccccccctttttttttttgaaaaaaagtgcctagtatgtgatgaaatacagtattttgaaTGTTTGCACCATTGTCTCATTCTCATTCCCTGTAATATAGTCCTCCTTCCACCCTTGTCTCTGTATAGGACATTATGGAAAGAACAATGAAAAGGCGGCAAAGAAGGGAATGGGAGGCTCGCAGGTATGTTTTCATACTGTTGACttactctgtttttttctctactGGAAAACTGACATTGAAAGCTTGATAATATCCATGTGGTTTGTACATAATCAGTAATGGGGGGCTGTCATTTATCTAGTAAATGTTGATGTCTTTTGTCATTAAAGACCAGTTGGTAGAAATAGTTGAAAGACCTTTTTATTCAACATTGCATATATAACAGTTACGGAAAAGGAatgctttgttttctttgcttTAGGCAAGAAATTCTTTTTGACTATGAGCAGTATGAATATCACGGAACTTCAGTAAGTATTTAGTGCTTCCATAAATAACCTGTTGCCTGGGTATGCCTTTTCTTTgcggttctttcttttcttcctctgtttCTTCGTACATCTTGTCCGCCTCTCTTTTCTTCCATTCTTTCCCTCATACActcttcattccttttttccctttctcttgtCTCAAGAACTGGGAAAGAACTTGAAATGAAAGCATTCTTGAGTGTAATGAAACCATTAGAGTACATCATTAGATACTtagatttatttttatcccatttcAAAACACTACTTGAACCAAAGGGAACACTTGTCTTTGCAGTCCTTGAAAGTAACAAAAACCACTGAGATGGGACTGGGCTTTGGATCGTTTCTTGGGAAATGAGTCCACtcattgtttttccttttctctcctagTCTGCCATGGTGATGTTTGACTTGGCCTGGCTCATGTCCAAAGACTTGAATGATATGTTGTGGTATGTAGTCTTGTTCGTGAAAGTGGCATCGCTGCCTTGATCCCAGAGCTGTTCCCATCCTGTTTAGAGAATCCATTGCCTACCAAAGGGAAAAGAATACACTATCCTGGTTTCTTTGTTCTCTCTTGTAGAATATGACTCTGTCAGCACTTCTGAACAGGGAAAATAGCAGAATGTCTAAAACTGAATATTTCTAAAGCGGGGTCTGAATTAATAAAGTGCAGTCTCGAAGAACGGGAATTAAGCTTGCTTTGTTATCTGATCCGAAACTAAATTTAACTGGTTTGCATGAAAGAAGTCAGTCTTGGACCAAGAAGGTGGTTTGGTTCAGCCAGTCAGAGTTTAGGTTAACTGCTGTTTTGGGTGCTTAAACTGCTTAGTTAAAAGCAAAACTTTCCAGTCTTCTACTAAAAAGAACCAAGGGAATACAGAAGACCAAGGTTCACTCTTAgacccaaactttggtcctctaggtgtttacttacttactttggtAAGTAAGTAAACACCTAGGTAACTTTATATTGTATTTActagtttttaactgattttatgtattgttgattgattttgtataggcatctaattgtgctagtgttgtaagccgccctgagtcccttcgggtaagaagggcgggatataaatattggaaataaataaataggcgatccctcataggccaacgctgatggaaacgctccaggattTGAGTGtgtcgtctgtagaccgtccacgttttgcaggcgtagagcaaggttgggaggacaatggctttataaacaaacaccttggtatctctatggatgtcccgatcatcaaacactctctgcttcattctgaaaaatgctgcactcgcagcaTTTAGAATTTACGGCTTAAACTCACATTTTAAGCTCAAAGAATCCCACACAGCCAATCTGACTTGAGATAAAGCAGCTTTGTGGATATGGTTGGAAAGAGGAAAGCACTGTTTCATGGGTATAACTTAGTGTAACTGAAATACTATTATTTGAAGTATTTAGAAGTCCCAGTGCCCTTTGTGTGTTTGTACACTACTCAGCATGAACAGAGATAATTCACAAATactttttctctctgtttgttTTTAAGGTGGTCTATTATTGGACTAACAGACCAATGGGTTCAAGACAAAATTACTCAGTAAGTGAGCCGCAAATACCCCTTTTACgttctgttttcatgtttaatttCTTACTCATTTTTAGTGACGGCACCAAAAGTAGCATATAGATATTAGAAGTATGTCATAGTTATTATAGCTGATCATACAGCTGTTTCATTGTCAGCcacctaatttttttttaaaaaaatggcacttTGTCAAATCATTTTGGGAATCcattgcaaccttttgccagtctTCCCCAAATGGCATTTAAGCCAGAAATAGAGTCCTGATATCCGAGAAACTGAAGCAAATATTGTGTaactcttttctttctccaaagAATGAAATACGTAACAGACGTTGGGACCCTGCAGCGTCACGTGTCCCGGCACAACCATCGCAATGGGGACGAAGAAAACTCGCTTTCCATCGACTGCATGCGGATAGCGTTTGAATATGAGTATCCTTTTCTAGAACACTGGGTAAAGCAGTCATGTCTTGCGGGGATGGTTTGTAACTGTCAACGTTCTATTTAGAGCACATGAttattttgaaatggaatatagcgACTGTTTGATCCAATCCACAATTATTTTTCCTAATTCCTGCTGGCCTTAGCCTGTGTCTTGCCCTCTACCAGCACTGGTCTCTGTACGAAAGCCTCTGCAACACCTCTTACACTTCGGCCAGCTTCAAGCTTTGGTCTGTGCAAGGCCAGAAAAAACTGCAGGAATTCCTTGCGGACATGGGGTGAGTTCAGTAGAAGAGTAGAAGATAGTACCTATCTCCAATTACAGTGGGATAATTGGGCATTCCAAGGAGATTGTCATAGGAGAGGagaatgggactggatttggttaCACATGCCTTGAAGATCCATGATTTTACACGACAGGAAGTCTTCTGATCTTCAGTTGCTGTGGTTTGTTTTCAGGGCATGAGTGTTGGAAGTCAACCACATCCTGCACAGGtttatagtcctcatcaaggagGACTAGCTGGTAGGGAAAGTCCTTCCCCCATTGCCCTTTTTGTCTGcctctctcccttttttctctGCTGTTTATTAGACTAATACTTTtcagtattatttttttattcaaaGTTTCTTTTTATTCAAAGTTTCTAGCCACATGGCAAGTCTCTTCATCTTCCCATTGTTCTCTTATGagaatggagagagaaaagatgTCCCCAGAGAGCTGGATAGTTAGATAGCTAGGCCCTAACCCTCCTATAGAGAAATGTAGTTATTGGAATAAAGTCTTATGTAAGTTTTAAAACATGACTCTGCTCTGCTCCTTGAGAAAGGAAAGCCGAAGCTTTCTctctactgggttgctgtgagttttccgggctgtatggccatgttccagaagcattctcttctaaagtttcgcccacatttatggcaggcatactcggaggttgtgaggtctgttggaaactagggaagtggggtttatatccctgtagaataatgcccagggtgggagaaagaacccttgtttaTTTGAtggaaatgttgcaattggccagcttaattagaattgaatagtcttgcagcttcaaagcctggctgcttcctgcctgagggaatcctttaccAGCTTGGTAGGAGCTCACAGAACCCATGATGTTGTAAACACTTTTAAGGGTGGCAGGCTACTTCCACGGTCACTCTACAGTTAAAGACTAGATATTGTTGGAACCAActaatcaatgttttaaattccagTCCTTGGAGGAACGAAATTCATCAGGCATACATAGAATTTGTATCCCTCCCCTCCCAAATACCAAATCGTGGAGAAACGAAAGATATTAAGTGATGTAGAAAAGTTATATTAGAGACCCAGTGTCCCTCCTGGCGTATGAAAGGAAAGCTAGAAGCCATATAATTAAATGACATATGAGACGCAGGTGTCCACTCTTATCTTCAATTCCAGCCCTTGGGGAGAGCAAAAATTGAAATCATGTAATTAAGTTATGTAAGAGATGCAGTTGTTTACCCCGGTCCAAAAGCGAGGGGGTAACATTTCATGGGAAAGGTGGGCTGCAAAGGGAGATTGGAAAGAAATGAAATAGTTATAAGGCTGTTATGTGCCTTGTAAGGGTAGAATcgcaattgaccagcttgattagcattggcgcttaatttgtaaaatcataacctaatttgatgtttaataggcttttccttaatccctccttattatcctagatattcgcttatccaagcttctgctggcccgtttagcttggataagtgagactctactgtactgttcttTTGCCAGCATTTGGTAATTACTTTCCTCACATTTTCCATCTTGAATTCTCCTTTTAGAGTACGTTTTCTACCTCATTAGATTTTAATTATGCACTTTGCACCACTGCCCAgcctttttattatcttgttTTTATTTGGCGATTTTACTTACTATTATATTGTCATAAATTGTTGGCTTGACCTGTGCAATT
This genomic interval from Anolis carolinensis isolate JA03-04 chromosome X, rAnoCar3.1.pri, whole genome shotgun sequence contains the following:
- the cdc45 gene encoding cell division control protein 45 homolog; this encodes MFLTDFRKEFYEVVVNQRVLLLVAADVDALCTCKILQALFHCDHVQYTLVPVSGWQELETAFLEHKDQFQYFVLINCGANIDLLDVLQSEEDAIFFVCDTHRPINLVNVYNETQIKLLVKQDDDLEIPAYDDVFREEEEEEEDSGHESDGSEPSGKRRRFEEDIMERTMKRRQRREWEARRQEILFDYEQYEYHGTSSAMVMFDLAWLMSKDLNDMLWWSIIGLTDQWVQDKITQMKYVTDVGTLQRHVSRHNHRNGDEENSLSIDCMRIAFEYDLCLALYQHWSLYESLCNTSYTSASFKLWSVQGQKKLQEFLADMGLPLKQVKQKFNSMDISLKENLREMIEESANKFGMKDLRVQTFSIHFGFKHKFLASDMVHAVAALMENTEKDDSGTDNFIKALDSLSRSNLDKLHQGLELAKKQLCAIQQTVASCICTNLVINQGPFLYCYLMEGTPDVKLFSKPMSLRLLSKYLLRSFICSTKNKRCRLLPMVMAAPMDLEQGTVIMVGIPPHTESSDKKNFFGRAFEKAAENTNSHILYNHFETSIIELKMEDRSKFLDALISLLS